The Triticum aestivum cultivar Chinese Spring chromosome 6D, IWGSC CS RefSeq v2.1, whole genome shotgun sequence genomic sequence GCTAGACGTTCGTAACCAATACCAACGCGCCCGCTCGCCTTTTACGACGGCGTTGTCCACCCTGGAGCCGTTTGTACCCAGGTACACTCCGCCACCCTGTCGACGACCTCCATGGCAGCCATCACGTCCgacaggtgttcggtcaaatgccattAAGCTTATTTTCGGACGCCATTTCGTTTTTTAGAGTAAAAAGGATGGTGGGGGTACTCAACCATGGAGGATGAATTGTTGTGCGATGCATGGATGGCTGTATCCGCAAATTTCGTAGGCTGTAGCAGAGGCGGCACCTTTCTGGCAGCAAGTGCATGAATCGTTTCATGAGCGAAAGCACATTGCGCCCTACGACATGCACATTATCTATGATCGCAATGTGAGGTCGTTATCGTATCGATGGCGTGCCATCCAAACCATCGTCACCAGGTTTTGTCACATAGTTGCTCAGCTagaggcaaggtggccattgcgGCAGATGAGGCGATCATAAGCTTTGCTTCTTCTTTCTCAACTTGTCGATTGACGCATTGTTTCACTCGATGTTGCTATTCACATTGTGCAGTCTGTACGCGCTGCCGTGATGTATCATAAGATAGAGAAATGGTCGTTTACGTACACATTATTGGATGAAGCTGAAAGGGCAGTATATGTGAGACGACATGATCCATCGAAAACTTGATGGACATTGAATTTAAGACATTGTTGTACTTGCATGTTATGTATGGATGATTTATGCCATCTTTTAAAAAGTTTAATGAATATCAGCCGGTTTGCAAGAATGTCGTTTGCTAAGTCAGAAACATCCATATCGACGGATTGTTCCCTGTCCACGGACGCATACCGCGTACCGGAGCAAATTTGCCGGTGAGGGTTGAAGATGCCCTTATTAGACCCGTACGAAAACGCGATTTTGACCATGCCACCGCGCAACCGCAGCATCCCTTCTACAGCCGTGCAGCGACAGCGACGCCACACCAAAACCAGCACGGGGAACACAGAGCGGTTGAGCCTTCCACATCCcctcaccccaccccaccccaccatcACCCTCGGCTGCAAGCAAGTGGAGGgagctcagcagcagcagcagcacaactGCAGACGCATGTGAAAAGCCACCGTGGTCCTCGTGGAACTCCATCTATCCATCTATCCGCGCCGGGAAGGGACGAGGTCACGCCATTAAAAAACCAGCGCGGGACCGCGCTCCCGCGACCTCGAGGATCTCGAATCCCGGGAGAACCATCCCTGCGCCGAGCTCTGATCCGGCAACAAGTGGCCGGCTTGATTCGATTCGACTGGCTGTTTGTTttacccgccaccaccacctctgCCGCTCCTCGGTTGTTTTCTTGACGCTGCCGACGGACCGTCCGTCCATCCACCCCCACCTCGGGGCTTACCGTCCCCCGCTGTCGCGTTTAGATTAATCAATGCGGGCGGGGCTAATGGCGTGCGCCAGTGGACACTGACTGACCTCCGCACCACACCCACATGACCCGTCGTGGGGGGGAAGGTGACCAGGTGAGGTGAGCCGCGCAGAGGTGCGTGCGTGCGAGACCGCCAAGGGCAACCAGCCAAGAACGAGGGCTCCTTCTTTCTTGCTCCTGCATGCACTGTGGGAGAAGGTGAGGGACTGAGGAGAGGAGGAGACGGCGCTgtcggtggcggcgacggtctgcggcggcggcggccaccatGAGCTGGAGGAAAGCCGGAGGCGATGGAGGCGTGTCCAAGCGGTGGGCCGTGCTCCTCTGCCTCGGGAGCTTCTGCCTCGGCCTGCTCTTCACCAACAGGTAAACCAGCTCCCCCAATTCTCCCTCCCGCTTCTTcaatttctcttcaagattcccAGCTCAGCTCAGCACGCGAGCTCGAGTTCAGCTCGGCCTAGCGCAAGATCCGCGGCGTCTCGCCAGCCTCTGCACCTCGAATTTGTGAGGTTAGAGATCGGATGGCAGATAGGGGTTGCCAAGGCTTGATTTGGGGATTTCTACATTCTGTCGGCAGCCTCTTCATTCTGCCCCGCCATCGAATAATCCACGTGTTTTTTGCTCATCTGGTTACGCAAAGTCCGATTCTGATCCTGCCGAATTGCGGGTGCGTTAAGTAAGGCTCCATGAATTTAGAAATTCGGTGGGTTTGCTGCCACATCAGGCCATTTTTCCTTACCACAATTGGGGCCGGGGTGCGGATGATCCTGCGCAGAATCTCGATATAATTGTAGAGACGAGTTATTGCTAGGTGATGTATCCTCCAACATTGAATAACTGTACTCCTACCCAGAACTGTAAAATGTGATCACATCTTAATCTTATGAACGTCTACCTCTGTTCGATCTCTTGAATTGGACTAGACTTTTCCATTGCGATGCTATTCGACCGCAAAGTTTAGGAAATGATTCTTTTGCATTCGGTTTGCTTGATCCAGAATGTGGACACTGCCTGAGGCAACTGAGGTTCCACTACCCAATCAAAGCGTCGAGGAAGGCAAAGCTCTAGTTGCTGCAGATTGTGGTTCAAAAAAGGTACTGGTGGTGTACTTTTCCCTCCATTAATTTCTGTCAAGTATTCCATAATTGCACATTAATATTCATATTGTACAGCAGCTGCACAAGTCAGTGTTATAAAAGCAGATTGCTGCTGTGTAATGTGTATTGTAAATTTATTATATTGTACCACCTGCAGTAATCGCTAATACATAGTTTGATTATCATGTGCTGCTAGGTTCAAGAACTGCAAAAATATAAAGATGTGTTACCAGATCAAGATACTCATCATGATGTACAGTACGTACCAAGTTTGTCTTTCTTGAGCACATATTTGTTCCTTTATTGAAAGTATCTTTTTATGAAGATAATTGTTCTGACTGACTGGCATTTCCAAATGTTTTGGTTGTAGGACACTAGATAAGACAATAGCGACCTTGGAGACGGAACTCTCGGCTGCTAGAACCCTGCAAGAGTCATTGCTCAACGGTTCCCCTGTTTCAGAAGACTTCAAAGTTTCTGAGTCGATTGGGAGGAGAAAGTACCGTATGGTCATTGGCATCAATACCGCTTTTAGCAGTCGCAAGAGAAGAGATTCCATACGTTACACCTGGATGCCTCGAGGTTGCTGACATTCAACTTTATAGCAAACTTGCTTCGGAATATTTCTTACCCTGTGAACTTTGAAATAACTAATAACAAAGTCTGAAAATAGGTGAGAAAAGGAAACAACTTGAAGAACAGAAGGGGGTCATAATTCGGTTTGTCATTGGTCACAGGTATGATGCATAAAGATTTTTATGTGCATTTAACTATCAAGGCATGATATTTGAATAGTGAGAAGTTCTAGATTATTTATTTATTCATGGTAATAACGTATCATAAATTGTACACAGTTCTTACTCCTTTATCACAATTTTTTTTTGGCCAATGCAGTTGTATATCTTTTGccagttttttttttgcgaaatgcaACTGCATGATATGATTTAGGAGCGGTTTCATTCAAATTTtgcttttgaaaaaaaataaaaatttgtcGAATGCAACTGCATGATATGATTTAGTAGCAGCTTCCAAATGTAATTTCTGGCCGGTACAGATAAACGATTTGCTGAGTTAGTGAATGCAATATAGCATCTTTGGAAAAATGTACATGAAACTGGGACCAAAATCACAACTTTTGAGTTTAGTAATATCCGCATGCTGATCTTGAGGGGTCCTTTTATTTGTTCTCCTCTTCTGCAAGAGAAGGCTGTAGAATAATGGGTTGTTAAGTAGTGTAGTCTCAGTTTTCCACTTCAAAAATTGCTTCAGAGTTTGGACAAGGTATTTATCAAAGGAGAGGATATTGTTAAAATATTTTTTATGCGATATATGAAGGTTAAGTCATGCATAGCTTATAGTAGATGAGAAGGAATGTATGTTTATGGCAAGGCATGCATAACCTCATtctccacatgatgtgcagtgctATAGCAGGCGGAATTATTGATAGAGCAATTGAAGCAGAGGACAGGAAACATGGGGATTTCATGAAGATAGTAAGTTGTTTGTTACTTAAAAAAAAGGATATTGGTTTCACATGGGAGTGACGCTGTTATTGTTGTCCTCATTTGGACTGAAATGCTATTTTGTCCTCCCTGTTTACTGTGGTTACAACGTTGTGCAGGATCATGTCGAAGGATACCTTGCCCTATCTGGCAAAACTAAGACATACTTTGCTACAGCTGTTTCATTATGGGATGCAGATTTTTATGTGAAAGTTGATGACGACGTGCATGTGAACATAGGTAAAATCTCTATATTTATGCCCTTTACAGCTCCAAAGTTAGGGGTTAAATGAGTGTGTGTGCGTGCATCTGTCATTTCCGTATTCAAAGCTCTTCATTAATTTCTTGATGATTATCAATGATGTACCCTTTGTATGTGTAGTTCACCACCCTAACTAGGATAATATGTGCATTCCTGTGCGCGAAAAAGGCCTTGGTTCTGACATCAGATTTGCATTTGCAGCAACGCTTGGACAGATATTGTCCAAACAGGCATGGAAGCCAAGAGTATATATGGGGTGCATGAAATCTGGCCCTGTCCTATCTGAAAAGTAAGTAATACATTATAAGCCCTACATTGTATGGATCTCTCCTTCTCTTGCAGGTCAAAGGTGCTAAGATCTGTTGGCTTTTTTTCTCCAGGGGTGTGAGATACTATGAGCCTGAGCATTGGAAATTCGGCGAGCCAGGAAATAAGTACTTCCGACATGCTACCGGTCAATTATACGCCATTTCAAAAGATCTAGCAACCTACATATCTATAAACAAGTGAGACATCATAAGTTCTCATGCAATTGCGCCCTTCAATCTTATTACTGTGTGGTTCTGGTGAAAGCTAACTTTTTTGCTGCAAAATTCATTTTAATGCTAGGCACGTCCTGCACAAGTATATAAACGAGGACGTTTCGCTAGGATCTTGGTTCCTCGGGTTAGATGTTGAGCACATTGATGACCGGAGACTCTGTTGCGGTACTCCACCCGGTGAGCTTCCATAACTCCATGCCTTATAACTCTTGCTTAATATCCATGATAATAGCACGTCGATGAGGACATTGAATCACATCTTGTCCTCAACTCTGCTCACAGACTGCGAATGGAAAGCTCAGGCAGGGAACACCTGCGCGGCGTCATTCGACTGGAAGTGCAGCGGCATATGCAACTCGGAAGGCAGGATCTGGGAGGTGCACAATAAGTGCGCCGAGGGCGACAAGGCGCTGTGGAATTCCACTTTCTAGCGCGACCGGAACCCTGACTGAAGCAGAGGAAGCTCTCCTCTCCTGTCCTGTTTGTTAGTTGTTGTATACTAGATCGCCCCACGGTGCCGTGTATGTAATTCATCCTGTAGGTATAGCTGTGGTTTTGACCGTGGGACTGGCTGACACCGACGAAGCGGACCACAATTTTACGTAGCGTCTGTCCGCCGGTGGCGCCGAAGGCGAAGGCGAAGAAGGGTATCCGAGCTAGCCGTCGCCGCATTCTTTTGGTGGATAAAATGTTGCAGGTGGCCATTCTGTACCGATCTCCTGTGCTGTTTGGCTACCACAGATGTATGACCGAAATAAAACGTCCCTGAATCCTGCATTTCAGTGCATTCTGGACTAGTTTTGGGTTTTGTAACAGCTGAGGCTCACTCTAAATGAAAGGGAAAACTCATGATCTGCCGTTCCAAATATGTTGAAGTTTGTAACTATGTGATGATGTGATTTGCCACTTTTTAGGATTTAAGCGACGTTTCTTCTTGCCGAAAGCCAGAAACTGCACCCTAGTTTCCAAAAATTCCGAATTATGAAGTACCGTggcaaaaaaaaaatcatgaactggAAAAAAAGGTCACAAATGTGCCAGTCACTTCATCATAGAAAGGCGTAGGAGATTATGAAAAGGCAAAAAAAGAAAGATCTGATTCCTGTTTTTACGAGAAAAAGATAAGATCCCATTCCAGGAACAAAATCTGAATTGGTGGTACGGACCGGGCACACCTGTCAGAGACACGCTGCTCGTCTGCTTGCGCGGTTGTGCCGACGCTGCGTGCCCGTAGCGCCAGCAAATGGTTTCGTCTCCTTTTTACAATTTTCCCTCCTTGTTTCTCCGTTCCCGCCATCGTTTCCCTCCACTGCTGGTGTCGTCCCGTCCGTCCGTATTAAATCTCTCCCCCCGCCCCCCCGCCAATCCTCCTCGCTCCGCACGATTCCGCGCCTCCTCGCCGCAAGCGCCGACGACAGAGCCTCCTACGCGATGGCCATGGACCGCCGCGCCCGCGCAGCCCCGCGCGCGGACGAGGAGCGCCCGAGCCACGGCCGGTTCCTCCGCCCCGGCGCGCTAGCCCGGCTCCGGGACTCCAGGATCGTCGCCCGCTCCCTCCGGTCGGCGGCGGCGCGCCTCCCGATCCCGTCCGCCCCTCCGTCCCCCGCGCCGGAGCAGCAGCGGCAGGACGGCATGCCGCACTTCCTGGTGGGGCCCACGAGGGGCCTCTGTGGCGCGGCGCGGTACCCGCTCAGGAGGAGGATGGCCGCGGCGAGGTGCGTGGTGTTCTTGCCGCCGCCGGAGGCGTTCTTGGACGCGCCCGCGCCGTCGTGGGGCCTCGCCACCGCGCGCTGACGGGGGCCGGGATCAGCCGCGGCCGTGCGTTTAGATTCGCAAGTAGTTAGAACTCTGTGCAGATGGCTCGCTGGACTTTCTTCCGTTCAACAGTTTTAGGATCTGATGCGACTGTTTTAGATCTGCTACCTTTCCGGTCTAATTTTGTGTCGTAGAATTGATCCAAATTTACAAGTTTGTGACTTGCATCTGTAGCTGGGTGCGTTGGTTTTCCTTCTGTTATATAGCTTTCTTAGTTTCTTATTTTCATATAATAAATTTGCATAGACCGGTTTTGTCAAGAGAAAAGAATTCTCATCAAACGGATAGAGCAGGACAAATATTGATCTCTGTCTATGCATATGGACGGATATCGCCAAACAATGAATCTATCCACCTCGAATGTAAGGATTGAATTTGACAGTGACTTGATATGGTCTTATAACCCATGGTGTTTCTGAGTGAAACAAATGGAGAAGGTGACTGGTGGAGCTATCGTCACTGGAGAATAAAAGGAgatggggggtgggggtgggggtggggggttacCGGGATGGCCTGGGGCGTGCGTGGCCAGCCGTTGTAcaaagaggacgaaagattgaataaagtaaagaaatacaaatgaataggtggttggtcccagatgtctgtgtacgagacctgctggatCCACCTGAGAAAGAGACTATGTCgagaggaaggagattcaaagcacaccAGCCGTTGAATTTTAATCTAATGGTTGCCAGAAGGACTGACGCAAGAGGTATGAAACTTAACTTGTTCTTGTTGTTTGTGACCAAAGATGACCACCTGATAATCTAGGCAAAAAGAATGACTATGCAACCTACAGAAAACCGCACTCGAACTTAAAAAAATGCACACAAAAAATGATACACCTGCTAGATCCCCATAAGCATGTTGTGGGCCACGGATGTCATATGAAAAGAAACCTGGGCTGGGAAGCCACAACGCAGTTGATATCAAATCGACCTAAAAGAAAGGAAACACACCAGTCCAGTGAACTAGTAATCTTATTACATATATGAGCAAACAGATTCATAGCCATTAAAAAAACAGGTTCATGGGTTCTTAGACGAAATATTACGGAtaaaacagataattatgacacataggtgatacgtctccaacgtatctataatttttgattgttccatgctattatatattctgttttggatgtttaataggctttattatacacttttatattatttttgggactaacctactaacccaaggcccagtgcaaattgttgtttttttgcctatttcagtgtttcgtagaaaaggaatatcaaacggagtccaaacggaatgaaaccttcgggagagttatttttggaacaaacgtgatccagtggacttggagtagacgtcaagaaacgaacgaagAGGCCACGAGGccgggaggcacgcctgcccccctgggcgtgcacccaccctcgtgggcccctcgtagctccaccgacctacttcttcctcctatatatatccatataccccgaaaacatccgggagcaccacgaaaccctatttccaccgccgcaaccttttgtacccgtgagatcccatcttggggccttttccggcgctccgtcggagggggaatcgatcacggagggcttctacatcaacaccatagcctcttcgatgatgtgtgagtagtttacctcagaccttcgggtccatagttattagctagatggcttcttctctctctttggatctcaatacaaagttctcctcgatcttcttggagatctattcgatgtaactatttttgcggtgtgtttgtcgagatccgatgaattgtgggtttatgatcaagattatctatgaacaatatttgaatctcctctgaattcttttatgtatgtttggttatctttgcaagtctctttgaattatcaatttggtttggcctactagattgatatttcttgcaatgggagaagtgcttagctttgggttcaatcatgcggtgctcgatcccagtgacagaaggggaaacgacacgtattgtattgttgccattgaggacaaaaagatggggtttatatcatattgcttgagttcatccctccctctacatcatgtcatcttgcttaatgcgttactctgttcttatgaacttaatactctagatgcatgctggatagcgctcgatgtgtggagtaatagtagtagatgcaggcaggagtcggtctacttgtcgcggacgtgatgcctatatacatgatcatgcctagatattctcatgactatgc encodes the following:
- the LOC123141286 gene encoding uncharacterized protein, translated to MAMDRRARAAPRADEERPSHGRFLRPGALARLRDSRIVARSLRSAAARLPIPSAPPSPAPEQQRQDGMPHFLVGPTRGLCGAARYPLRRRMAAARCVVFLPPPEAFLDAPAPSWGLATAR
- the LOC123143958 gene encoding probable beta-1,3-galactosyltransferase 2, with amino-acid sequence MSWRKAGGDGGVSKRWAVLLCLGSFCLGLLFTNRMWTLPEATEVPLPNQSVEEGKALVAADCGSKKVQELQKYKDVLPDQDTHHDVQTLDKTIATLETELSAARTLQESLLNGSPVSEDFKVSESIGRRKYRMVIGINTAFSSRKRRDSIRYTWMPRGEKRKQLEEQKGVIIRFVIGHSAIAGGIIDRAIEAEDRKHGDFMKIDHVEGYLALSGKTKTYFATAVSLWDADFYVKVDDDVHVNIATLGQILSKQAWKPRVYMGCMKSGPVLSEKGVRYYEPEHWKFGEPGNKYFRHATGQLYAISKDLATYISINKHVLHKYINEDVSLGSWFLGLDVEHIDDRRLCCGTPPDCEWKAQAGNTCAASFDWKCSGICNSEGRIWEVHNKCAEGDKALWNSTF